In Carya illinoinensis cultivar Pawnee chromosome 16, C.illinoinensisPawnee_v1, whole genome shotgun sequence, a single window of DNA contains:
- the LOC122299086 gene encoding leucine-rich repeat protein soc-2 homolog: MHDVVRDVAISITSKEENGFMVKLDKGLKDWPPTDRSYDSYTAISLLLEEMKGHPTELKCPKLQLLRLSCLNHSKTFPDNFFNGMKELEMLSMEKGCFSLTSLPLSIQILQNLRMLNLQSCLLGDVSAIGTLRNLEILGFPNSEIEELPLEIRNLSRLKLLDMKGCDSLKRIAAGVLSGLSRLEELYVGGFKNWGCTTTMEGNGEVTNNNASLAELIHYSSQLVVLEISVPSILCLPKVLHFSNSDFRFNIEIGDIDNWGNERYLFENTLILEIEDASDLEEHQTIRSLLKKAVVLELEIGKNSKHIWFEKEHKGILPCSLKDLKISGCEDLEYLLEATSDSSPPNTFHLLE; encoded by the coding sequence ATGGTTTTATGGTAAAGTTGGACAAAGGACTCAAAGATTGGCCACCGACGGATAGATCATATGATAGTTACACCGCAATTTCTCTTTTActtgaagaaatgaaagggcATCCTACTGAATTGAAGTGTCCCAAACTTCAGCTTTTGCGACtatcatgtctaaaccattcAAAAACATTCCCAGACAATTTCTTTAACGGCATGAAGGAGCTGGAGATGTTGTCTATGGAAAAAGGTTGCTTCTCCTTAACATCTTTGCCACTATCAATCCAGATCCTCCAGAACCTTCGGATGCTGAATCTACAGAGTTGTCTCTTAGGAGATGTGTCGGCAATTGGAACCCTTAGAAACCTAGAAATTCTTGGCTTTCCTAATTCAGAGATTGAGGAATTGCCATTGGAAATAAGAAATCTTAGTCGATTAAAATTACTGGATATGAAGGGATGTGATTCTCTAAAAAGAATTGCAGCTGGTGTATTATCTGGTTTATCTCGACTAGAAGAATTATACGTGGGAGGATTCAAGAATTGGGGATGTACGACTACGATGGAGGGAAATGGAGAAGTAACAAATAATAATGCAAGCCTTGCTGAACTAATTCATTATTCCAGTCAACTGGTGGTTTTAGAAATCAGTGTACCAAGTATCTTGTGCTTGCCAAAAGTTTTGCACTTCAGTAACTCCGATTTCAGATTTAATATAGAGATTGGTGATATAGATAATTGGGGAAATGAGagatatttatttgaaaatacttTGATACTCGAAATAGAGGATGCAAGTGATCTTGAGGAACACCAAACAATTCGTTCACTATTGAAGAAAGCTGTAGTTTTGGAGTTGGAAATTggcaaaaattcaaaacacatTTGGTTTGAGAAAGAGCACAAAGGAATTTTACCATGCAGCTTGAAGGATCTAAAAATTTCTGGATGTGAAGATTTAGAATATCTACTCGAAGCCACATCGGATAGTTCTCCACCTAATACCTTCCATCTCCTGGAGTGA